A segment of the Frankineae bacterium MT45 genome:
CTTCTTCGGCCAGGGCGGCTTCATCTCGCTCACCGCCAGCCACGACTTCTTCCAGACCGCGGCCGAGATCGGAGTCATCCTGCTGCTGGTGATGCTCGGCCTGGAGTACTCGGCCGACGAACTGCGCAGCAGCCTGAAGACCCAGTACCCGATCGGGGCGCTGGACGCGGCGCTGAACGCCCTCCCCGGAGCCGGGCTGGCCCTCATCGCCGGCTGGGGTCCGATCGCCGCCGTCACGCTGGCCGGGGTCACCTGGGTCTCCTCCTCGGGCGTGGTGGCGAAGATGCTGGGTGACTCCGGTCGCCTTGGAAACCGGGAGACCCCGGCGATTCTCGGGGTTCTGGTGATGGAGGACCTCGCCATGGCCCTCTTCCTGCCGCTGCTCACCGCGCTGCTAGCCGGCGGCGGCGCCAGCAAGATCGTCGTCGCCGTCTGCGTCGCCACGGTTGCGGTGACCGTCGTCCTGATCCTGGCCACCCGCTACGGCACCCAGATCACCAAGCTCGTCTCGGCCGAGGACAAGGAGTCACTGCTGCTGGGTGTGCTGGGACTGACGCTCCTGGTTGCGGGCCTCGCCGATGCACTGAAGGTCTCGGCCGCGGTCGGTGCCTTCCTGGTCGGTATCGCGGTCTCCGGCACGGTGGCCCACACCGCGATCGAGGTCCTCGGCCCGCTGCGTGACGTCTTCGCCGCCACCTTCTTCGTCTTCTTCGGCCTCTCCACGGCACCCGGCACCCTCCTGCCGGTACTCCCCCTCGCCGTGGCACTCCTCGCCGTCACCTCGGCCACCAAGCTCGCGACCGGCTACGTCGCCGCCCGGCGGGCCCGCATCAAGCGGCGCGGACGGTGGCGGGCGGCGGTCACACTCATCCCCCGCGGCGAGTTCTCGGTCGTCATCGCCACCCTGGCCGTCGGCGCCGGAGTCGAGTCGAAGATCGCGCCGCTGACGGCCTGCTACGTGCTGCTGACGATCGTCCTCGGAGCCAGCGTGAACAAGCTGCCCGACCGCCTGAAGCCGGAGCGACCACCGCGCCGGCCGCCGCCGGAGTTGCTGGTCGGCGCCCAAGCCCCCGCCGGAAGGAGCTGAGAATGACCGACACCGACGCCACAGTCGCCGAGATTCTCGCAACATTCGCCACCATCACGGTGGTCGGGGCCAGTGCCGACCCGGCCAAGCCCGCGCACTACGTCCCGGCGCATATGCAGCGTCACGGCTGGCAGATCATCCCGGTAAACCCCAGACGCCCCGAAATTCTCGGCACAATCGCCAGCGCCACCCTGGCCGAGGTGGAGCAGCCGGTCGAGTTCGTCAACGTCTTCCGGCCGTCGGCCCAGACCCCGGATGTCGTACGACAGGCCGTCGCCGTCGGGGCCCGGGCGATGTGGCTGCAACTCGACATCTACTCCGCTGAGGCGGAGGAGATCGCGCGCGCCGCTGGACTGCTCTACGTGCAGAATCGCTGCCTGCTCGTCGAGCAGCGGCGCCTCGGGCTTAAGGCACCGGCAGGCTGACCCGCTACTGGGTGGCCGAGCGCCACCGGGCGAAGTCCATCACCTGGGTGGCGACGATCTGCAGTGCCGCGGCGACGTGCTCCAGGGGTTGCCCGGAGTCGTCGAAGATCGGCTCGATGGAGTTCAACGTGGCGGCGAAGGGCGTCGGCCAACCGCGCAGCGCATGCACCGTCGAGCGCAGCGACACCAGAGTCGTCCCCCCGGCCTGCCAGCCGGCCGCGGTGACGATCAGGCCGACGGCGCGGCCGTCCAGGTAAGGCGCGTCGCCACCGCGCAGCCCCTCCAGATGGTCCAGGGCATTCTTCAGCAGACCCGACATGCCGCCGTGGTAGCCCGGCGTCGCCACGATGACTCCGGCCGCCTGGGCCACGGTGTCGGTGAAGTCGCTCTCCTGAGGTAGTTCAGCCGTGCCGTAGATGGGCAGCGCGCCGAGGGCGGCGCCGGTGAAGAGGCTGATCCGGGCGCCCTGACGCTGCGCCTCCTCCAGCGCGAAATGCAGCAGCCGATCGGTGCTGGACCCGGGCCGGTTCGATCCGCCGATTCCCACAATGAGCGGCCGTGGATCGGCACGGTGGTCGGTGTCGCCGGGGCCGTCGCTGGGGTTCGTCATGGGGTGTGAGTCACGTCCGTTGCTGGTCGGGTGCGGTCGACCGCGGTACTGCGCCACGGTGCCTAGAGTTTATGTTTAAGACCGTAACCGCCATCAAGGAGAGTCGATGAGTCTCGAGCGCGCCGTCCCGCCCAATCCTTACGATTACCTTCCCGCCGTACCCGCCTTTCAGCTGACCAGCACCGACATCAGCGAGAGCGAGCCGATCGGCGCCAAGTTCCTGTATGCAGGCACCGCCGACGGTGCCCAGAACCGCTCCC
Coding sequences within it:
- a CDS encoding potassium/proton antiporter membrane subunit, CPA2 family → MLSAAEHAPASHTAVLLIELGAVLFCLGVLGRIARRLKIPVIPLYLLGGLFFGQGGFISLTASHDFFQTAAEIGVILLLVMLGLEYSADELRSSLKTQYPIGALDAALNALPGAGLALIAGWGPIAAVTLAGVTWVSSSGVVAKMLGDSGRLGNRETPAILGVLVMEDLAMALFLPLLTALLAGGGASKIVVAVCVATVAVTVVLILATRYGTQITKLVSAEDKESLLLGVLGLTLLVAGLADALKVSAAVGAFLVGIAVSGTVAHTAIEVLGPLRDVFAATFFVFFGLSTAPGTLLPVLPLAVALLAVTSATKLATGYVAARRARIKRRGRWRAAVTLIPRGEFSVVIATLAVGAGVESKIAPLTACYVLLTIVLGASVNKLPDRLKPERPPRRPPPELLVGAQAPAGRS
- a CDS encoding FMN reductase — protein: MTNPSDGPGDTDHRADPRPLIVGIGGSNRPGSSTDRLLHFALEEAQRQGARISLFTGAALGALPIYGTAELPQESDFTDTVAQAAGVIVATPGYHGGMSGLLKNALDHLEGLRGGDAPYLDGRAVGLIVTAAGWQAGGTTLVSLRSTVHALRGWPTPFAATLNSIEPIFDDSGQPLEHVAAALQIVATQVMDFARWRSATQ